The Sphingobium sp. JS3065 genomic sequence CCAACATCTGATAGCCGCCGCAAATCCCCAATATCGGGCGACCGCGCCGGTGGTGGGCGCGGATGTCGATGTCCCATCCCTGGTCGCGCACCGCCTGCAAATCCGCGATGGTGGCTTTGGAGCCGGGCAGGATGATGAGTGCGGCCTCGGCCGGGATGGGCTGGCCCGGCGGCACCATGACGACATCGACGCCCGGCTCCAGCTTCAGCGGGTCGAGATCGTCGAAATTCGCGATGCGCGGCAGGATGGGGCAGGCGATCAGCAGATTTTCGCCGGGGCCGCCCTGCCTGCGTTCCAGCACCACGGCGTCTTCGCTCGGCAGGCGGCTGGCCTGACTGAGCCAGGGGATGACGCCGAAGCCCTGCCAGCCAGTCAATTGCTCGATATGGCGATAGCCGTCCTCGAACAGCGCGGGATCGCCCCGGAATTTGTTGATCAGGAAGCCATGGATCATCGCTGCGTCGGCCGGATCGATCACCGCCTTCGTCCCGGCGATGGCCGCGATCACGCCGCCCCGGTCGATGTCGCCCACCAATATCACCGGAACCTCGGTGGCCCGCGCAAAGCCCATATTGGCGATGTCGCCCGCCCGCAGATTGACTTCGGCGGGTGATCCGGCGCCCTCCACCACGACGATGTCGCATTGCGCCTGCAACCGGCGATAGCTGGCCAGCACGGCTTCCAGCAATTCGCCCCGCGCCGAGCGGAAATTCCCGCTGCCCAGCTTGCCCCGCACCTGGCCATGGACGACAAGCTGCGATGTGCGGTCGGCCTGCGGTTTCAGCAGGACCGGGTTCATGTCCGTATGCGGTTCGACTCGGGCGGCGATGGCCTGGAGCGCCTGCGCCCGTCCGATCTCTCCGCCATCGGCGGTGACGGCGGCGTTGTTCGACATATTTTGCGGCTTGAAGGGCAGGACGCGGTATCCACGCCGGACCAGCGCGCGGCAAAATCCCGCAACCAGCAAGGATTTGCCGACGTCCGATCCCGTTCCCTGAAACATGATGGCAGCCATGACGCGCTCCTGCATGGCGCGGACGGCGGATACAAGCCTTTAGAAGCTCAAAAGGCGCTGCGCCGCATCTCCACGGCATCCAGGATCATGCCGCCCGCCATGAAGACGCTGCCCGTGCAGACCAGCGCCAACAGGTGCCCGCCAGTGCCGGGATATTGCTGCATGTAGACAAAGCCCCGCTCGGTCGCGCCAAGGGCCAGGGCGTAGATCACCAGAAACGCCTCGAACTTTGTCCTGATGCTGAAGAGGCGTTTGATCCGTTCCATCGAGTCCCATCCGGCTTGCCTGCCGTCAGGGAATAAAATCGCCCGAAAGCTGCAAATGGTCAACAAGCGTTAACCATGATTGTTCGATGCGGGCGATCAACCGGGTGTCGGCCAGATCGTCGGGCGCGATGGCTTCGGGCCAATAATCCCGGACGATGGCGGCAATGCCGTCCAGCTTCGCCTCGTCCACCAGGAAGCGGGGATCGATATTGGCGGGATCGGCCACCACGCGCAGGCGCAGGCAGGCGGGGCCGCCGCCATTGGCCATGGACTGGCGCACGTCCACGGGCACCAGCTTGCGGATCGGACCGTTGCCCGCGACCATCGCCTCCAGCCATGACCATATGGCGGGCATGTCCCGCGCCTCCGTCGGCAGGATCAGCGCCATGCCTGTTCCGCGCGAAGTCGAGGGGCTGCCATCCGGCAAGGTCACAAGCTGCGCATTGAAGATATAGCTGCGGATTGCGTCGGACAGGTTGATCGCGCTGGCGGGCACCTCGACGATCTCGACCGAAGGCAGTCTGGCGCGCAGATCGGCGTAGAAACGCTCCTTGTCGGCAAAGGCCTGTTCATGGGTGAAGAGCACGCGCTCATTGGCGACGGCGACGACGTCATTGTGAAAGGCGCCCGCCGCGATCGCCTCTTCCGACTGCATGACGAACAGCGTGCGCTCCGGATCGAGTTGGTGGAACCGGGCGACCGCCTTGCTTGCCTCGACATGCTGGCGGGCAGGGAAGGGGCCGCCGGACTGGCCGTAGACGAATATTTCCACGCCCGCTTCGCCATGGCTGTCGCACAGGCGCATATGGTTGGCCGCGCCCTCATCGCCAAAGGGCGCGGGGACCGGACCGTGCACGGCAAAGGCGCTCCTGTCGGAAAAGGCGATCCGCAATTGCGCCAGGGTCTGTGGCCATTCATGGCTGCGATGCGGCATGGTGACGAGATTGGCGACGGTCAGATGCGTACGCCCGTCCGCCGTGTCGGGCGCGGGCGAGACGGTGGCGGCGTTGGCCGCCCACATGGAGGATGCCGACATGGCTGCCGCCCGGATATGCGCCTCCGCATTGCCGACATCGGTTCCGAGCGCCGCCAGCCACGCGCCGTCGGGCCGCCACTGGGGCAGGAACAGCCCTTGCGCCAATCCAAGGCGAAGGTTGGACCGCATCTTTTCGATCCCCTGCAACGCCGCCGCCCTGGGATAGGACACTGCCCCCGCATTGCGCGCCGACGCCAGATTGCCCAGGCTGAGGCCCGCATAATTATGGCTGGGGCCGACCAGCCCGTCGAAATTGATTTCCCTTGCCGTCATGCCCGTTCCGCCGCGGTGAAATTCTGCCCCGGCTCCAGCCCCAGCAATTGCGCCGATGCCTGGTCGAGCGACATGCTTCCATCCTCCCGTTCGACGACGAAGCCGTAGGTGCAGCGATAATCCGCCAGCCGCCCGGTCGCCACCAGCATCTTGTCCCCGCCCTTTTCGTGCACGGCGCCCAGCGGAACGTCGGCGGCATGGGCGATGGTGCGCAGCGCATCGATCTGCCCCACCATGGTCGGGCCGCCGTCGAAAATGTCGACATAGCCGGGATTGGTGAAGCCTTCGGTCTCCAGCATCCGCATCGCCGCCCGGCCATTGGGATGCGGCATGCCGATGACGCCGCGGGCGCTGTCGGTCAGCATGGCGGTGTAGATCGGCGTCTTGGGCATCAGGTCCGCGATGAACTGATTGCCGTTCACCGCATTGAACTCGTCCGCCTCCTGAAAGCTCATGCCGAAGAAGCGCCCGGCCAGGCCGTCCCAGAAGGGGGAACCGCCTGCCTCGTCGATCACGCCGCGCAGTTCCGCGATGATCCGCTCCCCGAAGCGGGCGCGATGATTGCGGATGTAGAGATAACGGCTGCGCGCCAGCAACAGGCCCAGCCCCTCGGCCCGCTCGCGGGGGTGCAGGAACAGGCCGCCCACCTCCGTCGACCCTTCCAGATCGGTGACCAGCGAAAGCATCTCTGCCCGGAAGGTGCGCGATAGCTCCCGGCTATGCTGGGTCAGCACGCCCAGCCGATAGGAATAGAAGGGCCAGTTCTGCCCCACCTTGCTGAAAATCTGGCATGTGCCGCGAACCTGCCCGGTCTGGCCGTTTTCCAACACCATGACGATCAACTCGTCCTCGACGCTGTCCGTCCGGCGGGCCAGCGCCTGTTCGGTCCGTTCCAGCTTGGCCGCGAGCGCCTTGCGATCGGGCGGCAGATTGGTGAATCCGCCCCCGGTCAGCTTCGCCATTTCATAAAGGGTCTGCAAATCGTCGGCACGCGCGGTGCGCATGAAAAAACTCACGCCTTCATCCCCTTCGTGAAACGTCCCTCGGCAATGCGAAGCAGCGTCAATGCCGACAATTGTGCCCTTTCGGCCAGGCTGTCGACGATCAGATATTCGCAATCGCTGTGAATATTGCCGCCGCGCACGCCCATTGTGTCGACCACAGGCACGCCGCATGCGGCGATATTATTGCCGTCGCACACCCCACCCGTGTCCCGCCAGGCGATGGAAAGGCCCAAATCCGCCCCG encodes the following:
- a CDS encoding cobyric acid synthase — protein: MAAIMFQGTGSDVGKSLLVAGFCRALVRRGYRVLPFKPQNMSNNAAVTADGGEIGRAQALQAIAARVEPHTDMNPVLLKPQADRTSQLVVHGQVRGKLGSGNFRSARGELLEAVLASYRRLQAQCDIVVVEGAGSPAEVNLRAGDIANMGFARATEVPVILVGDIDRGGVIAAIAGTKAVIDPADAAMIHGFLINKFRGDPALFEDGYRHIEQLTGWQGFGVIPWLSQASRLPSEDAVVLERRQGGPGENLLIACPILPRIANFDDLDPLKLEPGVDVVMVPPGQPIPAEAALIILPGSKATIADLQAVRDQGWDIDIRAHHRRGRPILGICGGYQMLGRRIDDPDGIEGPPGCVDGLGLLDVETRLTPVKTLERTSGTALGQAFSGYEMHVGVTSGPDCARPFAIMEAGRPDGASSKDGTVMGTYIHGLFASTGLRSAYLERLGHESALGDYQVSVNEALDQIAIQLEEHVDMDGLVQIAMA
- a CDS encoding N-succinylarginine dihydrolase: MTAREINFDGLVGPSHNYAGLSLGNLASARNAGAVSYPRAAALQGIEKMRSNLRLGLAQGLFLPQWRPDGAWLAALGTDVGNAEAHIRAAAMSASSMWAANAATVSPAPDTADGRTHLTVANLVTMPHRSHEWPQTLAQLRIAFSDRSAFAVHGPVPAPFGDEGAANHMRLCDSHGEAGVEIFVYGQSGGPFPARQHVEASKAVARFHQLDPERTLFVMQSEEAIAAGAFHNDVVAVANERVLFTHEQAFADKERFYADLRARLPSVEIVEVPASAINLSDAIRSYIFNAQLVTLPDGSPSTSRGTGMALILPTEARDMPAIWSWLEAMVAGNGPIRKLVPVDVRQSMANGGGPACLRLRVVADPANIDPRFLVDEAKLDGIAAIVRDYWPEAIAPDDLADTRLIARIEQSWLTLVDHLQLSGDFIP
- a CDS encoding arginine N-succinyltransferase; the protein is MSFFMRTARADDLQTLYEMAKLTGGGFTNLPPDRKALAAKLERTEQALARRTDSVEDELIVMVLENGQTGQVRGTCQIFSKVGQNWPFYSYRLGVLTQHSRELSRTFRAEMLSLVTDLEGSTEVGGLFLHPRERAEGLGLLLARSRYLYIRNHRARFGERIIAELRGVIDEAGGSPFWDGLAGRFFGMSFQEADEFNAVNGNQFIADLMPKTPIYTAMLTDSARGVIGMPHPNGRAAMRMLETEGFTNPGYVDIFDGGPTMVGQIDALRTIAHAADVPLGAVHEKGGDKMLVATGRLADYRCTYGFVVEREDGSMSLDQASAQLLGLEPGQNFTAAERA